The Polyangia bacterium DNA window TCTGGGCGATCGTCGGCCGCGCGTGCTGCCGCCAATGGAGATCCTGTTCAAGGACAAGTCGAACCCGCGGCCGGTCTACGACTTTCAGATCAAGCAAGAGTGGGAAAAACATGTCAGCTATCAGTGCCCGGCCGATCTGACGCCGGTCGAGCTGAAGGCGGTCGAGCGGGTGGCGCGCGAGACCTTCGCCGCGCTGGACTGCCGCGACGTCTCGCGCGTGGACATGCGCATGACCCCCAAGGGCGAGCTTTACGTCATAGAGGTCAACCCGCTGCCGGGGCTGACGCCGGGTTATTCGGATCTGTGCTTGATCGCGGCGGCGGCCGGGATCGAATACCGCACGCTGATCGGCGAGATTCTGGAAGGCGGCCTCAAGCGTCTGCGGGAAAAACGCCGCGAGGCCAAGGCCGCCGAGGGCAAGTCGCTGTTCCCGCTGGCGCCGACGGCGAACGGCGGCGCCACCAGCGCGGGCAACAGCAACGGCAGCAACGCCAACGGAAACGGAAATGGAAGCGGCAACACCACCGGCGCTGCCGGCGACGGCAAGTCCGCGGACAAGCCACCGGCGGTGGCCGCCGCGCCGGGGCCCGTGATCATTCCGCCAACGGAATGAGACAGCGGCTGCGCGACCTGGGGTTTTCCGTCGGGAGATTCCCGGTCGGCCCGCACAACGCCATCACTGACGTGGGCGGCGTGCGCGTCGGCCACACCACCATCATCTCCGGCGACGGTCCGCTGGAGGTCGGCGAAGGCCCGGTGCGCACCGGCGTCACCGCCATCATCCCCACCGAAGCGGTGTACGAAAACCGCGTCGTCGCCGGCAGCTTTGTCCTGAACGGCGCCGGCGAGCTGTCGGGCCTGACCCAGGTCGCCGAATGGGGATTGCTGGAGACGCCGATCCTGCTGACCAACACGCTGGCGGTCGGCAAGGTGTCGGACGCGGCGGTCAAGTGGATGACCCGGCGGTTTCCCAAGATCGGCAACGACGAGGACGTGATCATTCCCATCGTCGGCGAGTGCGACGACTCCTGGTTGAACGACGCCGTCGGCCGCCACGTCCGTTCCGAGCACGTCTACCGCGCCATCGAACAGGCCACCGGCGGCGCGGTCGACGAAGGCTCGGTGGGCGCGGGCACCGGACTTATCACCTGCGACTTCAAGGCCGGGATCGGCACCAGCTCGCGCCGGGTGGAGATGGACGCCGGGCCTTACATCCTGGGCATCCTGGTGCAGTCGAACTTTGGCGTGATGCGCTCGCTGCGGGTGAACGGCGCGCCGGTGGGCGAGGTGCTGGAACGAAACTTCAAACAGCCGCGCCGCGAGCGCAACGCCGGTTCAATCATCACCGTCATCGCCACCGACGCCCCGCTGCTGTCGTCGCAGCTGGTGCGTCTTTGCAAGCGGGCGGCACTCGGCATCGGGCGCATCGGGTCGTTCGCCGCGCACGGCTCGGGTGAGATCATCGTGGGGTTCTCCACGGCGAACAAGGTCCCACGCCAGACCTCGAAGATGACCGCACAGCTGAGCGTGCTGCTGGACGAGGCCTGCGATCCACTTTATGAAGCCGTGGTCGAGGGCACGGAGGAGGCGATCTTGAACGCCCTGTGCATGGCCGACGAGATGCGGGGCCAATCGGGACATCTGGCGCCGGCGCTGCCTCTCGACCGCCTGGCCGAGATCCTGCGCGCCTACGAGGCGGCGTTCGCGCAACAGTCGACCTGATTTTCATGCGCATCTGCTTCGTCGTCGCCGACACCCGCACGCAGCAACCAAGCTATGCCGGCGTGTACCTGGCGATGGCCGCTCACCGGCGCGGCCACGACGTGCGGTTCGTATCGGTCGAGAACCTGTCGTTCCTGGATGACAACAACGTGCTGGCCACCACCACCCGGGTGCGCACCGGCGACTATCAAAGCACCGCCGATTATGCGGCGGCGCTGGCGTCGGACGAGGCGGTCAGCGAGGAAGATACGCTGGGCAGCTTTGACGTGGTTTTCCTGCGCTACAACCCGGTGCGGGAGGCGGCGGGCGGCCCGCCCGCGCCGGTGATCGACTTTGGCTGGCGCTTGCGTCTGGGCGGCACGCTGGTGGTCAACGATCCGGAAGGCCTGCGCCGCGCCGGCAGCCGCATGTATCTGAGCGATTTTCCCGCCGACGTGCGCACGCGGACGCTGGTCTCGCGATCAAAGCCGCGCCTGAAAGAATTCCTGCGCGCCCTCGACGGACCGGCGGTGTTGAAACCGCTGGCCCCGCGCGGCGGCGAGCGGGTGTTTTACCTGCGCCGCCGCCAGGTCTCGAACCTGAACCAGATCATCAGCACGCTGACCAAGGACGGCTACGCCATCGCCCAGGAATATCTGCCCGAGATCGAGCAGGGCGAAAAACGCCTGCTGTTGCTGAACGCCGAACCGATCCGCATCGGCGATCGGGTGGCCATCTATCGCCGGCGCAGCAGCCTGGGCGGCAACGGCGACGGCGGCCCCGCCCCGGCCATGCGCGGCAAGTGCGAGTTCGGCCCGGTCGAAACGCGCATCTGCGACATCATGCGGCCCAAGCTTCTGGCCGACGGTCTTTACTTCGTGGGCGTGGACATCGTCGGCGACAAGATCCTCGAATTGAACGTCTTCACCCCAGGCGGCATCCACTCGATCCACGAGCTTTACGGCATCGATGTGGCGGACATCGTGATTCGCGATCTGGAACGGCGGGTGCGGCTGCGCGCCGCTTATCGAACCACGTTCGATCCGGAAGCGGCCGACGTGGTTTAGCGCCTCAGATCGAAGGCGCGCCGCCGATTGGTACTCCGCCACCGACGGCACCGCCCGCTGCGGTGGGGAACGGGAAGCAAACGATGGTCGGGGGGACGGCGTCCAGGTACGGCACCGGGGTTCCGTCCTCGACGGCGCCGTCAAGAGCGCAATACTGGTCGCTGCGAATGTGGGTCAGGCGTTCCTTGACCGCCGTGGCGTCGAGCGCCGTGATGACCAGTCCGTCGGCGCTGAGCTGCCAGCCTGTGCTGGCGTCGGCGAAGACCACGGTCAGGCCGATCGCCGTCGGTGGCGATCCTTCGGAGCAGGCGATCTGAGGGCCGACACTCAGACGCTCGGGCTTGAATGCGTTGAGGCTGCCGGCGAAGGTCGAGATCTGGCAGCGCGCGCCTATGCGGTCGATGCGGGCGTGCACATCCCCTTGGTCGTTCAGTCGGTACACGGCGATGGGGGTGGCGAACTCTTCGATGACGTTCAGCGACCAGGAATCGGGCGTCTGGCTGATGGCGTAAACGGAGGAATCGCCGAAAGCCAGGGCGCTACCGGCATTGGGCGCCGAGCTGGTCGAAACCGTGCGCACGATGTCCTCCGCCAGGTCGAACGTCACCTCCGACGTCAGCAGCTGATTGGCGACGGCGGTGATGTTCAGCCGGTGCGCGGCCGGGTTGAACACGTCCTGCGCCACGTTGTGATAACCCGAGTACGGCAGGAACAGTCGCTGATTGTCGGTGTCGAGGCGGATGCGCTGATCGTCGGCGACGCCCAGCCAGGACGAGACCAGGTCGGCGTTGAACTCGGTCCCGAGCAGCAGGTTGCCGATCTCGCTGGCGTCGTCGCGGTTGAACAGGGTCAGCTTCTGCAAATTCCGAGGGACGCCGCCATAGCTGAAGGCGACGGTCCCCGGTCCCAGCACGCCGTCCGCGGCCAGGATCAGC harbors:
- a CDS encoding P1 family peptidase, yielding MRQRLRDLGFSVGRFPVGPHNAITDVGGVRVGHTTIISGDGPLEVGEGPVRTGVTAIIPTEAVYENRVVAGSFVLNGAGELSGLTQVAEWGLLETPILLTNTLAVGKVSDAAVKWMTRRFPKIGNDEDVIIPIVGECDDSWLNDAVGRHVRSEHVYRAIEQATGGAVDEGSVGAGTGLITCDFKAGIGTSSRRVEMDAGPYILGILVQSNFGVMRSLRVNGAPVGEVLERNFKQPRRERNAGSIITVIATDAPLLSSQLVRLCKRAALGIGRIGSFAAHGSGEIIVGFSTANKVPRQTSKMTAQLSVLLDEACDPLYEAVVEGTEEAILNALCMADEMRGQSGHLAPALPLDRLAEILRAYEAAFAQQST
- a CDS encoding glutathione synthase, yielding MRICFVVADTRTQQPSYAGVYLAMAAHRRGHDVRFVSVENLSFLDDNNVLATTTRVRTGDYQSTADYAAALASDEAVSEEDTLGSFDVVFLRYNPVREAAGGPPAPVIDFGWRLRLGGTLVVNDPEGLRRAGSRMYLSDFPADVRTRTLVSRSKPRLKEFLRALDGPAVLKPLAPRGGERVFYLRRRQVSNLNQIISTLTKDGYAIAQEYLPEIEQGEKRLLLLNAEPIRIGDRVAIYRRRSSLGGNGDGGPAPAMRGKCEFGPVETRICDIMRPKLLADGLYFVGVDIVGDKILELNVFTPGGIHSIHELYGIDVADIVIRDLERRVRLRAAYRTTFDPEAADVV